The Desulfomicrobium orale DSM 12838 genome includes a window with the following:
- a CDS encoding DegQ family serine endoprotease — protein MKHALRFLAIFLMFTASAALAAQLPDFTELAETSGQAVVNISTVKLVKRQQRNMRPFFRGPHGQDPFEDFFDQFERFFGQQGRGVPREQRSLGSGFIISADGYIVTNNHVIDGADTIKVNLLGDRNGEKSYDAEVVGTDKETDLALLKIKADKRLPYLQFGDSDALKVGQWVMAIGNPFGLDHTVTAGIVSAKGRTIGAGPYDNFIQTDASINPGNSGGPLIDLDGRVVGINTAIIASGQGIGFAIPSRSARQIVDQLKEHKSVRRGWLGVSIQNVDENAAKALGLDAPRGALIASVTPGDPAARAGIRAGDVITAVEGLPVDSASDLTRKIGDLLPGAKVTVSVWRGGKTLSIPLELGERNAGKVAQNEQGQPGEDVLGLSVRAAMPREREALGLSDESGLIVVEVGEGSLAAQSGLEPGDVILEANGRVMDSVDAFRNVLEGDAKAKGVVMLLINRQGRAMFRTIPLS, from the coding sequence ATGAAACATGCCCTTCGTTTTCTGGCAATTTTTCTCATGTTCACGGCTTCGGCCGCCCTGGCCGCCCAGCTTCCGGATTTCACGGAGCTGGCCGAAACATCCGGGCAGGCCGTAGTCAACATCAGCACGGTCAAGCTGGTCAAAAGGCAGCAGCGAAACATGCGACCGTTTTTTCGGGGCCCGCACGGTCAGGACCCCTTCGAGGATTTTTTCGATCAGTTCGAGCGTTTCTTCGGTCAGCAAGGGCGCGGCGTGCCTCGGGAGCAGCGCTCTCTGGGGTCGGGGTTCATCATTTCCGCCGACGGCTATATTGTGACCAACAATCACGTCATTGACGGCGCGGACACCATCAAAGTCAATCTGCTCGGCGACAGAAACGGCGAGAAGTCCTACGACGCCGAAGTGGTGGGCACGGACAAGGAAACGGATCTGGCTCTTCTGAAGATAAAGGCCGACAAGCGTCTGCCGTATCTGCAATTCGGCGATTCCGACGCCCTGAAGGTGGGGCAGTGGGTCATGGCCATAGGTAATCCTTTCGGACTGGACCACACGGTTACGGCGGGAATTGTCAGCGCCAAGGGCCGGACCATCGGGGCCGGGCCGTACGATAACTTCATCCAGACGGATGCTTCCATCAACCCCGGCAACAGCGGCGGCCCCCTGATCGATCTGGACGGCCGGGTGGTGGGCATCAATACGGCCATCATCGCTTCGGGCCAGGGCATCGGATTTGCCATTCCCAGCCGGTCGGCCAGGCAGATCGTGGACCAGCTGAAGGAGCACAAGAGCGTCCGGCGCGGCTGGCTCGGCGTCTCCATTCAGAATGTGGACGAGAACGCGGCCAAGGCTCTGGGACTGGACGCGCCCCGCGGCGCGTTGATTGCCTCCGTGACACCCGGCGATCCCGCGGCCAGGGCGGGCATCCGCGCCGGAGATGTCATCACCGCCGTTGAGGGCCTGCCTGTGGACAGCGCCAGTGATCTGACCCGGAAGATCGGTGATCTGCTGCCCGGAGCGAAGGTCACGGTATCCGTGTGGCGCGGCGGCAAGACTCTGAGCATTCCGCTGGAGCTTGGAGAACGCAATGCCGGGAAGGTCGCCCAGAATGAGCAGGGGCAGCCGGGCGAGGATGTGTTGGGTCTGTCCGTGCGTGCCGCAATGCCCAGGGAACGTGAGGCGCTGGGCTTGTCCGATGAGAGCGGTCTGATTGTGGTGGAGGTGGGCGAAGGCTCGCTGGCCGCCCAGAGCGGTCTGGAGCCGGGAGATGTCATCCTGGAAGCCAATGGCCGGGTCATGGATTCGGTGGACGCTTTCCGGAATGTGCTCGAAGGCGACGCCAAGGCCAAGGGCGTGGTCATGCTGCTGATCAACCGTCAGGGCCGGGCCATGTTCCGCACCATTCCCCTGTCCTGA
- the ispE gene encoding 4-(cytidine 5'-diphospho)-2-C-methyl-D-erythritol kinase, translated as MMEFALTAGCKVNLYLDIVGIRPDGYHEIESLFYPLPAPCDTLLVREGESGFSLSCSDPSLATDANIVSRAYRLFAETTGFAPDVFVHIQKRIPMGAGLGGGSSDAAAFLLWLNGRAGEKALAAGELAEAALSLGADVPFFLVNQPAWITGIGERIEPILCDLGDTLVLLICPPLRVDTGWAYGRWDEVHVGGPRSRKKLTPHPPLTRKFCFTNPSALWNAFENVVFQEFPLLRDIKSDVMRHGAKGCVMSGTGSTLVALFDAPEDALSCARRLHAAGCGCHAVKSGREFSLES; from the coding sequence ATGATGGAGTTCGCGCTTACGGCCGGATGCAAGGTCAACCTGTATCTGGACATCGTGGGCATCCGTCCGGACGGTTATCATGAGATCGAGAGCCTGTTCTACCCCCTTCCCGCGCCATGCGACACGCTGCTGGTGCGGGAAGGGGAGAGCGGGTTTTCCCTTTCCTGCTCCGATCCATCCCTGGCCACGGATGCCAATATAGTCAGCCGGGCTTACCGGCTCTTTGCCGAAACCACGGGCTTTGCCCCGGACGTGTTCGTGCATATACAAAAAAGAATTCCCATGGGCGCGGGGCTTGGCGGCGGCAGCAGCGATGCGGCCGCGTTTCTTTTGTGGCTGAACGGCCGGGCTGGGGAAAAGGCGTTGGCCGCCGGGGAGCTTGCTGAGGCGGCTTTGTCTCTGGGTGCCGATGTGCCGTTTTTTCTCGTGAACCAACCGGCCTGGATCACAGGCATCGGTGAACGGATCGAGCCCATCCTGTGCGATCTGGGCGACACTCTGGTTCTTCTGATCTGTCCGCCGTTGCGGGTGGACACCGGATGGGCTTACGGCCGGTGGGATGAGGTCCATGTCGGGGGGCCGCGTTCAAGAAAAAAGTTGACACCCCATCCCCCCCTGACTAGGAAATTTTGCTTCACGAATCCGTCGGCTCTGTGGAATGCATTCGAAAATGTGGTTTTTCAGGAATTTCCACTGCTTCGGGATATCAAGTCTGATGTCATGCGGCACGGCGCGAAGGGGTGCGTCATGAGCGGAACGGGATCGACTCTGGTGGCGCTATTTGATGCTCCGGAGGATGCCCTTTCATGTGCAAGACGGCTTCATGCCGCAGGGTGTGGCTGCCACGCCGTGAAATCCGGGCGGGAATTTTCTCTGGAGTCGTGA
- a CDS encoding ribose-phosphate diphosphokinase — MARVGELKIVTGTANPALALRICDHLGCKLSPALVDTFSDGEIRIEMSDNVRGDDVYVVQPTCAPVNHNLMELCLMLDALKRASAGRVTAVVPYFGYARQDRKVVPRVPISAKMVADFITVAGVDRVLTIDLHSGQIQGFFDKPVDNLYAAQILLDYIRRLGDNLIVVSPDAGGTERARAYAKRLGVGLAIVDKRREGPNQAHAMQLIGDVKGKIAVVLDDMIDTAGTMTAAGNLLAEHGAEGVVACATHAVLSGPAVERLISSAFSQIIVTDTIPLNPKAAASDKFKVISVGSLIAKAIHNIHSESSVSVLFS; from the coding sequence ATGGCACGCGTAGGCGAACTGAAGATTGTCACGGGAACGGCCAACCCGGCACTGGCTCTGCGTATCTGCGATCATCTGGGCTGCAAGCTTTCCCCGGCGCTGGTGGACACCTTCAGCGACGGGGAAATCCGGATCGAGATGAGCGACAATGTGCGCGGAGACGATGTCTATGTGGTGCAGCCCACGTGCGCTCCGGTGAACCACAACCTGATGGAGCTGTGTCTGATGCTGGACGCCCTGAAGCGGGCCAGCGCAGGCCGGGTGACGGCGGTGGTGCCGTATTTCGGGTATGCCAGGCAGGACCGCAAGGTGGTCCCGCGGGTGCCCATCAGCGCCAAGATGGTGGCGGACTTCATCACTGTAGCGGGCGTGGACCGGGTGCTGACCATAGATCTGCATTCCGGACAGATTCAGGGTTTCTTCGACAAACCTGTGGACAACCTGTATGCGGCGCAAATCCTGCTGGATTACATCCGCAGGCTGGGCGATAACCTCATCGTAGTCTCTCCCGACGCCGGAGGAACGGAACGGGCCCGGGCCTACGCTAAACGGCTGGGTGTGGGGCTGGCCATTGTGGACAAGCGCCGCGAAGGTCCGAATCAGGCTCACGCCATGCAGCTTATCGGTGACGTCAAAGGTAAGATCGCCGTGGTTCTGGATGATATGATCGATACCGCCGGGACTATGACCGCGGCCGGCAATCTGCTGGCCGAGCATGGTGCCGAGGGAGTGGTGGCCTGCGCCACGCACGCCGTCCTTTCGGGCCCTGCCGTGGAGCGGCTGATCAGTTCCGCCTTTTCGCAGATCATTGTCACCGATACCATTCCCCTCAATCCCAAGGCCGCGGCCAGTGACAAGTTCAAGGTCATTTCCGTGGGCAGTCTGATCGCCAAGGCCATACACAATATCCATTCCGAATCTTCGGTCAGCGTGCTTTTCAGCTGA
- a CDS encoding 50S ribosomal protein L25, whose translation MSEVMSLQLKRREERGKGPCSRLRASGLVPGVFYNSKGENISFTVDNLALGKAFEKVRYSKMLELEIDMDGKVEKRNALFKSLVSHPVKRRYDHVDFIGVDLDKEVEVTVPVEVRGRAKGIVLGGKLELYQERVLVRCLPAAIPDSIGFDITELNIGDKVFVDQLAMPEGVKAVYDRNYLVLAILAGRGAKAGEEEEV comes from the coding sequence ATGTCTGAAGTCATGAGTTTGCAGTTGAAGCGCCGCGAAGAGCGGGGCAAGGGGCCCTGTTCCCGTCTGCGTGCCAGTGGTCTGGTCCCCGGAGTGTTCTATAATTCCAAGGGAGAGAATATTTCCTTCACTGTGGACAACTTGGCTCTGGGCAAGGCCTTTGAGAAGGTTCGCTACTCGAAGATGCTTGAACTTGAAATCGACATGGACGGGAAGGTGGAGAAGCGCAACGCCCTTTTCAAGAGCCTGGTTTCTCACCCGGTGAAGCGCCGTTACGACCATGTGGATTTTATCGGCGTGGACCTGGACAAGGAAGTCGAAGTCACGGTCCCGGTGGAAGTTCGCGGCAGAGCCAAGGGCATCGTTCTGGGCGGCAAGCTGGAGCTGTATCAGGAACGCGTGCTGGTGCGCTGCCTGCCCGCGGCCATTCCGGATTCCATTGGTTTCGACATTACGGAGCTGAACATCGGGGACAAGGTCTTTGTTGATCAGCTGGCCATGCCTGAAGGTGTCAAGGCTGTTTACGACCGCAATTACCTCGTGCTCGCCATTCTGGCCGGACGCGGCGCAAAGGCCGGCGAAGAAGAAGAGGTCTAG